The following proteins are encoded in a genomic region of Pan troglodytes isolate AG18354 chromosome Y, NHGRI_mPanTro3-v2.0_pri, whole genome shotgun sequence:
- the SRY gene encoding sex-determining region Y protein, whose amino-acid sequence MQSYASAMLSVFNSDDYSPAVQQNIPALRRSSSFLCTESYNSKYQRETGENSKDSVQDRVKRPMNAFFVWSRDQRRKMALENPRMRNSEISKQLGYQWKMLTEAEKWPFFQEAQKLQAMHREKYPNYKYRPRRKANMLPKNCSLLPADPASVLCSEVQLDNRLYRDDCTKATHSRMEHQLGHLPPINAASSPQQRDRYSHWTKL is encoded by the coding sequence ATGCAATCATATGCTTCTGCTATGTTAAGCGTATTCAACAGCGATGATTACAGTCCAGCTGTGCAACAGAATATTCCCGCTCTCCGGAGAAGCTCTTCCTTCCTTTGCACTGAAAGCTATAACTCTAAGTATCAGCGTGAAACGGGAGAAAACAGTAAAGATAGCGTCCAGGATAGAGTGAAGCGACCCATGAACGCATTCTTCGTGTGGTCTCGCGATCAGAGGCGCAAGATGGCTCTAGAGAATCCCAGAATGCGAAACTCAGAGATCAGCAAGCAGCTGGGATACCAGTGGAAAATGCTTACTGAAGCCGAAAAATGGCCATTCTTCCAGGAGGCACAGAAATTACAGGCCATGCACAGAGAGAAATACCCGAATTATAAGTATCGACCTCGTCGGAAGGCGAACATGCTGCCGAAGAATTGCAGTTTGCTTCCCGCAGATCCCGCTTCGGTACTCTGCAGCGAAGTGCAACTGGACAACAGGTTGTACAGGGATGACTGTACGAAAGCCACACACTCAAGAATGGAGCACCAGCTAGGCCACTTACCGCCCATCAACGCAGCCAGCTCACCGCAGCAACGGGACCGCTACAGCCACTGGACAAAGCTGTAG